The genomic interval TGGGCACAAACACAAGGGCAGTTAGCCTGGTATAAGGCTATGGAGGAAGCGGGGGAGATGGTACAGATCAATAACCTGCAAACGCTCGAAAAGCATGTGCAGCTATGGGAGAATGAGCAGCCGGATGAGCAGAAACCCATCGGCTATATTTTAAGTCTTGAAGGCGCAGATTCTATAGTTACTGTTCAGCACCTGGAACGTGCCTATGCTAGTGGTCTGCGTGCAGTTGGACCAGCACATTATGGTCCCGGACGTTATGCACAAGGCACAGACGCTACAGGTTTTATGGGGCCAAAAGGTCATGAGCTGCTTAAAGAGATGGAGCGTTTGAACATCATTCTGGATGCTACACATTTGTGTGATGACAGTTTCTGGGAAGCATTAGATCATTTTAACGGACATATCTGGGCATCTCATAACAATTGCAGAGCTTTAGTGAACCATAACCGTCAGTACAGTGATGGACAAATTAAAGCATTGGTAACCCGTGGTGCAGTTATTGGCTTAGCGCTTGATGCCTGGATGATGGTTCCAAACTGGGTTCGTGGACAGTCTACGCCAAAAAGTATGCATTGTAACCTGGAAGTAATGGTGAACCATTTAGATCATATCTGTCAGATTGCTGGTAATACTTTACATGTAGGGATCGGATCAGATCTGGATGGTGCATTCGGAACAGAACAATGTCCCTATGATGTGGAAAACATTGCAGATTTGCAGAAAATACCTTCGATTTTAACAAAAAGAGGGTATACAACTGAAGATATTAAAAACCTGATGCAGGGAAACTGGCTGCGGTTTCTTAGAAAAGCTTGGCGTTAAGTAATCCAGCATAACTTTATTCAGAGCACTAACAAGTTATCCACATAAAATGTGGATAACTTGTTAGTGCTGAAATTAACAGCTTAGACTTTGATATAGATTTTACGTCTGTCCAGTATATATGCTACTAGCCAACATACTAGCATAAAGCTGATTGCAAATAATAAGGAGCCGATAGGCCCCGGTGCAATCACCTGGAAGAAATTAACATTTATCCACGTGCTAAAATGTAGTTGTGGAAAAAGCAGATCGATAATAATCAGCAATAAGTCTGAAACGATATAAATGAACAATGGATTTTTCCCGAAAACCACGAAGAATTTAGTCCATTGAGTAGCTTTTCTAACCTCAATAATATAGAGCAGTACACCAATAATCATCAGGTCAAGTCCGGTAGTGATCAGTACAAATGAGCTGGTCCATAATTTCTTGTTAATGGGCAGTATTGAATTCCAGCATATTGCAATTAAAACGAATAAACTTCCCATCAGGAAAAGCTTGGCGATACTTTCATATCCTTTCCCTTTTTCCTGGATAAATTTACCTGCAAAGTATCCGATAATCACATTCACGATGGATGGAATTGTACTTAATATCCCTTCAGGATCAAAAGCGATATGCTGTCCATTCAGATGATCACCATGATACATGTGGGAAGTTCCCATCACGAGTTTATCGAGGTAATATCCTGCATTCCCTGTCATCGTTAATTCGGCACCAGGATCACCAAAAACTAATAAACAGATCCAATAGCCAACCAGAAAGAGAATGCTCATCCAGATGACAGTTTTTCCTGACAGGTAATGGATCATTAGCGAAGCAATTCCAAAACATAGTGCTATTCTTTGTAAAACACCCAGAATACGGGTGTCTCTTATAGTTGCAAAGATGATCTGTCCCTGATCATCATGTTTGAAAAATGGAAACCAGTACATCAGGAAACCGATCAGGAAAATTAGAAAAGTGCGTTTAAATATTTTAAGCAGCACCTGGGAATTGTCCATCTGGCTGAATCTTTTCATAGAAAAGCTCATGGCATTCCCTACTGCAAAAAGAAAAGAAGGGAAAACCAGGTCTGTAGGGGTGAACCCGTGCCAGGCGGCATGTTCAAGTATGCCAAAAGGTATTGCGCCTTTTCCTGGAGAATTTACAATGATCATGAAACATAAAGTCATGCCACGGAATACATCCAGGGAAAGAAAACGCTCGGTTAATGGTTTCATAGGCTTAATAGATTTATTCCTTTTTTAAACAGGAACTCCCTTAAAGATAGGAAGTTCCTGGATGTGTTTTCTGGTTAGTTATATCCGGGGTTTTGTGTCAGTATTTTTTTACCACCCTGAATACTCAGGTCAATCTGACGTTGAGGTACAGGATAATACTCATTTCTTCCGGACGTGAATTTGCCCCTTCTTACATCAGAGGTTATCTTACCCTGGAAGTTGAAATAAGCGTTTAGTTCTTTCTCTGCAATACCCCAGCGTACCAGGTCAAAAAAGCGGTGTCCTTCCATCGCCAGTTCTATCTTGCGCTCATAATAGATCGCGCTCAGCGCATAAGCCTGACCCTGACTGGCAAAGTCGCCGGCAGGATACGCACTCACTTTATAATTTGCAGCCGGAACATCAGAGAATCCTCCAAGCGGGTTGCTGTCATCTATATACTTGTAAACCCAACCCTCTTTATTCGCAGCCCTGGCTCTTACCCTGTTTACATACTGTTGTGCAGTAGCCAGGCTTCCTGCCTGCGCTTCACACTCGGCAGCCTGTAACAAAACATCAGCAAAACGGATAACCAGGTAATTGATCGCTGAACCCGGAGCCCAGGTCGTTTTATCTGCATCTGTAGCTGCAGTTTTTTGCCAGTATATATTTTTCTTTGGTCCATAAGGTCCACCGTAGCTCTGATCTCTGATCCATGCTGCGCCCGGATAATTTCCCCAGTCCAGATAAGGAATACCTCTTCTGCCGGCTGTCCAGTCTATCCTTGGATCTAAAGTTCCCTGGTCAGGAATAAATTCTGTACCTCCGCCCACACCCATGTCGTTTTTAACTGCATAGTCATTGTAATTGGAAAGGTAAGGGAGACCCGTGGTTTCATTGGTCCTGAACCTGTTTACTAAGTCAATAGAAGGCTGGAAGAATCCGCAGCACCCAAAAGGACTACCTCCATAAGGGAAATTCAGCATATCTCCGTTATTCCCACTCGTCGGTCCGGACGGATCTGCATTTGCTGCCATCTGGATCGTAAATACTTCTTCCGGATTGTTTTCTTTGCCAGGCAAAAAATTATCCTCGAATAAAGCATTCAAATCATACTTTTTACCACTACTGGTTACTCCTGATGGGATTACTACATCAAATACCGCTTTAGCATCTGCATATTTCTTCTGATATAAATAAGACTTCGCCAGGTAAGCACCAGCTGCCCATTTATTGACTCTGCCTGTTTCTCCCTGTGTTGCAGGAAGATTTTCGTAAGCAAACTTGAAATCACTGGTAATTTTAGCCCATAGCTCAGTGCTCACCGGCTGGTTAAAATCAGTAGTGGTTTCATCGATCCATGGCGCGTTGTTCCAGAATTTCTTAATTTCAAAATAGAAGTGAGCTCTTAAAAACCTGGCTTGTCCAGCGATAATTTTTCCTTCCTCCGGTGTGATGTCTGTTGCTTTTGCTAAAAATTTCAGTACGTTGTTTGTACGGGAAACACCTTCATACAGTGCCTTCCATTTCCCGTTATAATAAGCGTTGTTTGCATCAGAATAAAAGTTGGCAATAGGGTCAATAGCGGGCTGATCTGAGCCATCACTACCTTTAGAAGCATCACCACCAGCAATCGATCCGAAAACCCAGTTGCTTGGTGAACCCTGCCAGGCTTCACCACCACCTAAACTCTGGTTTTCTCCCTGCATACCATACAGTGCTGCATAAGCACCGATCAGCAAGGAGTTTACGCCGTTTTTATTAGCGACCAGCTCTTCAGATACTGAACCCAGAGGAGGTTGTTGTAATGCCTTTTTACAGGAATAGAATGATTGTCCTGTCAAAACCAGTACAGTCAATAAAATAAATGCAGATTTCTTCATCTTAATATTTTTTAAACCAAAAGGTGATTAAAAGGATAAGTTTAGGCCGACTAAGAAAGTGCGCTGACTAGGATAAGACCCATCATCAACGCCATAGGCAGTCTGCTGTCCGGTTTCACTTGATGTACCAATTTCCGGATCAACACCAGTGTATTTGGTCATCGTAAACAGGTTCGCCCCCGACAGGTAAACTCTTAATTTGTTAACGCCTATTTTCTGCAATCTTGCCGAATCAAACGAATAACCAATCTGTGCATTTTTTAATCTCAGGTAAGAACCGTTTTCTACGAAGTATGAGTTAGGAACTGCGTTGGTACTGAATGAATTTGCTGTTTCCTGAATTGGTGCCTTTGTATTGTGATGCTGTGGAGTCCAGGAATCATATAAAGCTGTTTTGCTTTTCGCACCTCCGAATGATGGCGTAAAATCAGTCCACCATTTGACCTGGTTCCAGATGGAGTTACCCTGAACACCGTAGAAAAATGCACTGAAGTCCCAGTTTTTATAAGTCAACCCTAAGTTTAATCCATAACTGTAAGATGGATTTGCATTACCCAAAAACGTACGGTCTTCTGCAGTGATGCGGCCATCGCCATTCATATCTGCATATTTAAAACGACCCACACCTATATCAGTCTGGTACACATCATTGGGATTACCTGTAGCCGACTGTGCTTTTTTATTAGCTTCATCTACCTCTTGCTGAGAATTCCAGAAACCATCTGTTTTGTAGCCAAAGAACTGGCTGATCGGGTGTCCTACTGCATTACGGATAATATTACTTCCATCAAAACGACGCGCATCCACATCATAATAATCCGAACCACCAGAGATCTTCTGGATTTCATTGTGGTAAGTTGTGATTGTAGCCGTTGCATTCAGCTTAAGAGCGCTGCTGATCTGTGTATTTCCGGAAACTGAGAGGTCAAAACCATTGTTTTTCATCTGTGCTATATTCACAAAAGGTACTTTTGCTGCACCACTTGTTGCAATCATTTCAGGATTGTATAATAGATCCTTGATGTTTTTACGGTAATAATCAGCGGAAATATCAATATGTCCGCCAAATAAAGTGGCATCGAAACCAAAGTTTGAATTGATGTTTTTCTCCCATTTGGCATTTGGATTACCAGTTTGATTCTGATAGAAACCTGAAACGATACTGTTTCCACCACCAATTGCATAATAAGACGTGCCAACTTTACTTCCGAAGGTGGTGAAAGCGTTACCACCACTAACATTCAGCTGATTTCCCATGATTCCATAACCGCCTCTGATTTTGAGGTCAGTGATCCACTTTACATTTTTAAGGAAACCTTCCTGAGAAATTCTCCATCCCGCACTTACCGCAGGAAACCAGCCATATACATGCTGCAGGAACTTAGAAGAACCATCACGGCGTAGGGTTGCACCGATCAGATATTTATCATTATAACTGTAATCTACTCTTCCGATCAGGGAGAATAAAGTATTAGCCGTCCGCTCGCTGGTTGTTTTCATAGGGCCACTTCCAGTGGAGAGGTTGGTATAATCCGGATCAAAAGAAAAATATCCTTGATTAGAACTTGTAGAAACGTGTGTATTTTCTCTGAAAAACTCTGTTCCTGCTACTGCTTTAATCCGGTGTTTATCAAATGTTTTATTAAAAGATAGTGTATTTGTCCAGCTATAATTATAACCATCCAAAGCAGATTCTGTATAAGAATTGGTTGTTGAGTTTTCAGAATTCTCATACTGTGGATATATAAATGCACGGGTAGCACCTGAATAGTTTTCTCCGCCAAACTGAGATCTTATGGTCAGGAAGTCCGTTAAATCAGCCTCTGCGAAGATATTTCCGAACAGCCTGTTCTGTTGTGATTTATCATCTTTAGTCCGCTCCTGCATCGCTACCGGATTATAAGCATCACCCAGGTTGCCACCATAAGATCCGGCAAAATTTCCCATGATGTCTCTTACAGGAATAATAGGCTGCTCTCTGAAAGCATGACCAATTGCATTGTCACCACTTAAACCCGCAATCTGCGGATTATTTGTAATGGAATACGCCAGGTTTTCGCCCACACGTATATGTTTACTCACATTATACTGACTATTAGAACGGATCGTATATCTTTTCAGGTAAGTATTCAGTAAAGTGCCCTGCTGATTGAAATAATTTGCAGAAAATAAGTAACTACCCTGATCAGATCCTCCTGTAATGGCCACATTCTGACTGGTAATAGATGCGGGTCTGAATATTTCATGGTACCAGTCAGTTCCTTCTTTATTAGCTCTTGAAATCCTGTAAAAACTATTGTATTCATTTGCAGAAGTATAAAAAGGTTTTAGTTTGTATAGCGCAGGATTGGCTCTTGGATCACCTTCCTTTGCACCTGCTGGTAAAATATAATCAGGCAGTACATAGGCCGGGCCGCTTCCGTATAAAGAATCTACAAAATCTGTGGCTCCGGAATTGGTCATGGCCATATGCTTAAGATCTGCCATTTCCTGAGGATTCAGCATATTCCATACATTGCCACCCTTAGGGCGCTGGGTACCATAATAAGCATCATAAGTCACTGTAACTTTACCCTTACCTTTTTTAGTGGTAATGACAATCACTCCGTTTGCAGCTCTGGATCCGTAAATTGAAGCTGATCCTGCATCTTTCAGTACCTGCATAGTCTCAATATCATTTGGGTTCAAGTCAGCAATACTTTGCGTAGGCACACCATCCACTACATACAAAGGATTATTATTTCCAAAGGTGTTCACACCTCTGATTCTTACCTGCGGCTCTTCTCCGGGCTGCCCTGAGCCTAATACCGTAACACCAGAAGCCTG from Pedobacter sp. WC2423 carries:
- a CDS encoding dipeptidase, which produces MFTIDAHLDLSMNALEWNRDLRLPIAAINEREKGLTDKPDRAKAVVSLPGLRKGKIGLVVATQIARYVAPGNNLPGWHSPEQAWAQTQGQLAWYKAMEEAGEMVQINNLQTLEKHVQLWENEQPDEQKPIGYILSLEGADSIVTVQHLERAYASGLRAVGPAHYGPGRYAQGTDATGFMGPKGHELLKEMERLNIILDATHLCDDSFWEALDHFNGHIWASHNNCRALVNHNRQYSDGQIKALVTRGAVIGLALDAWMMVPNWVRGQSTPKSMHCNLEVMVNHLDHICQIAGNTLHVGIGSDLDGAFGTEQCPYDVENIADLQKIPSILTKRGYTTEDIKNLMQGNWLRFLRKAWR
- a CDS encoding acyltransferase family protein — protein: MKPLTERFLSLDVFRGMTLCFMIIVNSPGKGAIPFGILEHAAWHGFTPTDLVFPSFLFAVGNAMSFSMKRFSQMDNSQVLLKIFKRTFLIFLIGFLMYWFPFFKHDDQGQIIFATIRDTRILGVLQRIALCFGIASLMIHYLSGKTVIWMSILFLVGYWICLLVFGDPGAELTMTGNAGYYLDKLVMGTSHMYHGDHLNGQHIAFDPEGILSTIPSIVNVIIGYFAGKFIQEKGKGYESIAKLFLMGSLFVLIAICWNSILPINKKLWTSSFVLITTGLDLMIIGVLLYIIEVRKATQWTKFFVVFGKNPLFIYIVSDLLLIIIDLLFPQLHFSTWINVNFFQVIAPGPIGSLLFAISFMLVCWLVAYILDRRKIYIKV
- a CDS encoding RagB/SusD family nutrient uptake outer membrane protein, with the protein product MKKSAFILLTVLVLTGQSFYSCKKALQQPPLGSVSEELVANKNGVNSLLIGAYAALYGMQGENQSLGGGEAWQGSPSNWVFGSIAGGDASKGSDGSDQPAIDPIANFYSDANNAYYNGKWKALYEGVSRTNNVLKFLAKATDITPEEGKIIAGQARFLRAHFYFEIKKFWNNAPWIDETTTDFNQPVSTELWAKITSDFKFAYENLPATQGETGRVNKWAAGAYLAKSYLYQKKYADAKAVFDVVIPSGVTSSGKKYDLNALFEDNFLPGKENNPEEVFTIQMAANADPSGPTSGNNGDMLNFPYGGSPFGCCGFFQPSIDLVNRFRTNETTGLPYLSNYNDYAVKNDMGVGGGTEFIPDQGTLDPRIDWTAGRRGIPYLDWGNYPGAAWIRDQSYGGPYGPKKNIYWQKTAATDADKTTWAPGSAINYLVIRFADVLLQAAECEAQAGSLATAQQYVNRVRARAANKEGWVYKYIDDSNPLGGFSDVPAANYKVSAYPAGDFASQGQAYALSAIYYERKIELAMEGHRFFDLVRWGIAEKELNAYFNFQGKITSDVRRGKFTSGRNEYYPVPQRQIDLSIQGGKKILTQNPGYN
- a CDS encoding TonB-dependent receptor, which encodes MKKKRFVALIKTAMRISMTQIFLGILFTCTSLAKNVTGQEILDKEISIHINQGQIKQILTEIQLLTKVNFVYSATAIKAQRKVTVSAVNKPLGQLLNETLNPLNIYYKVEDNQILLYEKDVSGLTAGLLINQNQITVKGKVTSDQGEPLPGVSVNIKGTKIGTTTDGNGSYAIVATGPDAVLVFSYIGFTAKEILVNGRTALNVQLSEELTSLGEVVVVGYGTQRKKDLTSAVSVVNVGSMIKQPTASVNNLLQGQASGVTVLGSGQPGEEPQVRIRGVNTFGNNNPLYVVDGVPTQSIADLNPNDIETMQVLKDAGSASIYGSRAANGVIVITTKKGKGKVTVTYDAYYGTQRPKGGNVWNMLNPQEMADLKHMAMTNSGATDFVDSLYGSGPAYVLPDYILPAGAKEGDPRANPALYKLKPFYTSANEYNSFYRISRANKEGTDWYHEIFRPASITSQNVAITGGSDQGSYLFSANYFNQQGTLLNTYLKRYTIRSNSQYNVSKHIRVGENLAYSITNNPQIAGLSGDNAIGHAFREQPIIPVRDIMGNFAGSYGGNLGDAYNPVAMQERTKDDKSQQNRLFGNIFAEADLTDFLTIRSQFGGENYSGATRAFIYPQYENSENSTTNSYTESALDGYNYSWTNTLSFNKTFDKHRIKAVAGTEFFRENTHVSTSSNQGYFSFDPDYTNLSTGSGPMKTTSERTANTLFSLIGRVDYSYNDKYLIGATLRRDGSSKFLQHVYGWFPAVSAGWRISQEGFLKNVKWITDLKIRGGYGIMGNQLNVSGGNAFTTFGSKVGTSYYAIGGGNSIVSGFYQNQTGNPNAKWEKNINSNFGFDATLFGGHIDISADYYRKNIKDLLYNPEMIATSGAAKVPFVNIAQMKNNGFDLSVSGNTQISSALKLNATATITTYHNEIQKISGGSDYYDVDARRFDGSNIIRNAVGHPISQFFGYKTDGFWNSQQEVDEANKKAQSATGNPNDVYQTDIGVGRFKYADMNGDGRITAEDRTFLGNANPSYSYGLNLGLTYKNWDFSAFFYGVQGNSIWNQVKWWTDFTPSFGGAKSKTALYDSWTPQHHNTKAPIQETANSFSTNAVPNSYFVENGSYLRLKNAQIGYSFDSARLQKIGVNKLRVYLSGANLFTMTKYTGVDPEIGTSSETGQQTAYGVDDGSYPSQRTFLVGLNLSF